One part of the bacterium genome encodes these proteins:
- a CDS encoding HDOD domain-containing protein, with amino-acid sequence MKRVIFVDDSPNVLSGLKRMLHKMSDEWEMSFAEDARSALVMMAEKPYDAVISDMRMPEINGAQLLRQVAELYPDTVRFILSGHSDHELILQSVGCTHQFLAKPCEPAQLISSIKNSFAIRGLLANAELRRQIANVPSLPTLPATYHRLLEALGSETISLDTVARIVAEDIGMTTKILQMVNSAFFGLPTHVESPLRAVSLLGMETIKALVLTAGVFEQFNIAELNGVSLESVYSHSMKVGVTAQCIARKLKLEKRLLDDAMLAGMMHDIGKPILLMHFRENYAAAMTNTAQTGEPMHKTEAEILGVSHAEIGAYLLSLWGEPDSTVEAVLQHHQPSRVDSPKVNALTAVHIANALHHRDRYDDINQWKSNELDMNYLRNIQLADMVDELAQGCTVEAQA; translated from the coding sequence ATGAAAAGGGTGATATTCGTTGATGACAGCCCCAATGTGTTGTCGGGACTGAAGCGAATGCTTCACAAGATGTCGGATGAATGGGAAATGTCATTTGCGGAAGACGCCCGTTCGGCTTTGGTGATGATGGCTGAGAAACCGTATGATGCTGTCATTTCCGACATGAGGATGCCGGAGATAAACGGCGCGCAGTTGCTGCGGCAAGTGGCAGAATTGTACCCCGACACTGTGCGGTTCATCTTGTCGGGACATTCCGATCACGAGCTGATACTGCAGTCCGTCGGATGCACTCATCAATTTCTCGCCAAGCCATGCGAACCGGCGCAACTGATATCGAGCATCAAAAACTCGTTTGCTATTCGCGGGCTGCTTGCCAATGCGGAGTTGCGCCGACAGATCGCCAATGTACCGTCGCTGCCGACTCTTCCGGCAACTTATCACCGGCTATTGGAGGCGCTTGGGTCGGAGACGATTTCACTCGACACGGTCGCCAGGATTGTGGCAGAAGATATTGGGATGACGACGAAGATACTGCAAATGGTGAACTCGGCGTTCTTTGGATTGCCGACACATGTCGAGAGCCCGCTGAGGGCGGTGAGCCTTCTGGGGATGGAAACGATCAAGGCGCTGGTGCTGACTGCGGGAGTATTCGAGCAGTTCAATATAGCCGAGTTGAATGGCGTGAGTCTGGAATCAGTCTACTCGCACAGCATGAAGGTTGGGGTAACAGCTCAATGTATTGCTCGCAAACTGAAGCTTGAAAAGCGTTTGTTGGACGACGCGATGTTGGCGGGAATGATGCATGACATCGGCAAGCCGATTCTATTGATGCATTTCCGGGAGAACTACGCTGCAGCGATGACCAATACAGCACAAACCGGAGAACCAATGCACAAAACCGAAGCGGAGATTTTAGGTGTGAGCCACGCGGAGATTGGCGCTTACCTGCTGTCGCTTTGGGGTGAGCCGGATTCAACGGTTGAGGCGGTGTTGCAGCATCATCAACCGAGCCGTGTAGATAGTCCGAAGGTTAACGCACTGACCGCGGTTCATATCGCGAACGCGCTACATCATCGGGATCGTTATGACGACATCAATCAGTGGAAGTCTAACGAGCTTGATATGAACTATCTGAGAAATATACAATTGGCAGATATGGTCGACGAACTGGCTCAAGGCTGTACCGTCGAAGCCCAGGCATAA